DNA sequence from the Spartobacteria bacterium genome:
CGACAGGAGTGATGATCACCGACTCAATCAAGACGTCTTGTGAGCGGACACAAATCATGATTGATTTTTCCGCTCCTGCCTCGACGATTGAACATCTCGCATGGTGCGCCGATCATCACGTGGGCATGATTATCGGAACAACCGGATTGAACGACGAGCAAAAGGCCGCCATCACCGCCGCTTCAAAAAGCATCCCGGTGGTCTTTGCGCCAAACATGAGTTTAGGGGTCAATCTGCTATTCAAACTGGTCGAAGAGGCCGCTCGTTCTTTGAATGATAAAGGCTATGATATCGAAATAATCGAAAAGCACCATCGCCGCAAAAAAGATGCGCCCAGCGGCACCGCCATTGGTTTCGGTGAAGCGGCCGCACGCGGTGCCGGTGTGAAGCTGAGCGATGTGGCGGTGGACGGACGAACCGGCATCGTTGACCATGATCGCCCGGCCACGGAAATTGGATTTCACGCTATTCGCGGCGGCGATATTGTCGGTGACCATACGGTTCTGTTTGCCGCAGAAGGCGAGATGATTGAATTGTCTCATCGCGCTACGTCGCGCAACACCTTTGCCATGGGAGCCTTGCGCGCCGCGCAATGGCTGGCTGATAAACCGGCCGGGTTATACACCATGGCAGACGTACTGGGATTGAATCTTGATTAGAAAGGAATGTCTATGAAGGAAGTAGGTCTGAGTATCGGGTCAAACAGAGGCGACCGCATGGCCTTTTTATCCAAAGTGCGCCGATCTCTGGAAACCAGTGAGGGCATGCGTGTTGTCGCAGCATCCAGCGTGTATGAAACCGAGCCGATTGATACGGAGAAGGAATACATCAAGTATAAATACCTCAATGCCGTCCTTATTGTGGAAACAAAATGGACTCCTGGCC
Encoded proteins:
- a CDS encoding 4-hydroxy-tetrahydrodipicolinate reductase, yielding MMAIGITVSGAAGRMGRMIIANICGDAFPDMFLAGALEYSACPALGADAGSTAGMAPTGVMITDSIKTSCERTQIMIDFSAPASTIEHLAWCADHHVGMIIGTTGLNDEQKAAITAASKSIPVVFAPNMSLGVNLLFKLVEEAARSLNDKGYDIEIIEKHHRRKKDAPSGTAIGFGEAAARGAGVKLSDVAVDGRTGIVDHDRPATEIGFHAIRGGDIVGDHTVLFAAEGEMIELSHRATSRNTFAMGALRAAQWLADKPAGLYTMADVLGLNLD